The following proteins are co-located in the Burkholderiaceae bacterium DAT-1 genome:
- a CDS encoding TolC family outer membrane protein, which produces MPRLIAVMCACAIVPSVSAMGLLEGYRQVLAHDPQLAAALQDKAAMDAEGDIAFSGLLPKVGVSGSISRVRGDRTASLGNLSATDPLNYSSRDWAITLTQPIFNKSIWEQYKQSRVKRDFASESLRVRQSDAVVRYVSTYLDVLVSAENLELAKRQISTLEQLRLLAKQSRGAGEGTVVDMDDAQARLDLAEAQRIDAESVLRVVRKRLSDLVSVPVDALRVPGTGLVLEMPEPAKVDWWIEKAVVDSPLLRSSQHGVEIARQDIDIVKANHYPTVNLVMQSQKTSSQTLATLNEQSNTRLIGVQVNVPIYSGGAISAASQSAAARWGAARSTHEATQHQVEEDVVRQFSGVTGGINRIKALLVAERSSEKALKSNEAGVKGGVRAHIDVLNAEQQLYQVRRDLTQAVAGYLLSWVMLKSDIGALTMDDVARMDAYFNQTRELAGN; this is translated from the coding sequence TTGCCTCGTCTTATCGCTGTCATGTGTGCATGTGCAATCGTGCCTTCCGTATCGGCGATGGGACTGCTAGAAGGCTACCGTCAGGTACTAGCGCATGATCCGCAGCTGGCTGCTGCCTTGCAAGACAAGGCAGCGATGGACGCGGAAGGCGATATTGCATTTTCCGGCTTACTCCCCAAGGTGGGTGTATCAGGCAGTATTTCCCGTGTCAGAGGGGATCGCACTGCATCATTGGGTAACCTCTCCGCAACTGATCCGCTCAATTACAGTTCCAGAGACTGGGCCATTACGCTCACGCAGCCCATCTTTAACAAATCCATCTGGGAACAATACAAGCAAAGCCGCGTCAAGCGGGACTTTGCATCCGAATCGCTGAGGGTGCGTCAGTCTGATGCTGTGGTTCGCTATGTGTCTACTTATCTTGATGTGCTGGTATCTGCTGAAAATCTCGAACTAGCCAAGCGACAGATTTCGACACTGGAACAATTGCGTTTGCTCGCCAAGCAATCACGCGGGGCTGGCGAGGGAACAGTTGTCGATATGGATGATGCCCAGGCACGTCTGGATTTGGCCGAAGCACAACGGATTGATGCTGAAAGTGTATTGCGGGTGGTGCGCAAACGCCTGTCTGATCTGGTGTCGGTCCCGGTAGATGCCCTGCGTGTACCCGGCACCGGACTGGTGCTCGAAATGCCCGAACCAGCCAAAGTCGACTGGTGGATTGAAAAGGCAGTGGTAGATAGCCCCTTGCTTCGTTCCAGTCAGCACGGCGTCGAGATTGCGCGTCAGGATATCGATATCGTCAAAGCCAATCATTACCCGACGGTGAATCTGGTCATGCAATCGCAGAAGACCAGCTCGCAAACACTGGCAACGCTGAATGAACAATCCAATACTCGATTGATAGGCGTACAGGTAAATGTGCCGATCTATTCCGGTGGCGCTATTTCAGCGGCCAGCCAGTCCGCTGCTGCCCGCTGGGGAGCCGCGCGAAGCACACACGAAGCAACGCAACATCAAGTCGAAGAGGACGTGGTACGTCAGTTCTCCGGTGTCACTGGCGGGATCAACCGCATCAAGGCACTGCTGGTGGCCGAACGCTCCAGTGAAAAGGCACTCAAGTCAAACGAAGCAGGCGTGAAGGGCGGGGTGCGTGCGCATATCGATGTGTTGAATGCGGAACAGCAGCTTTATCAGGTACGCCGCGATCTGACGCAGGCAGTTGCGGGCTATCTGCTTTCCTGGGTGATGCTGAAATCCGATATTGGTGCACTGACCATGGATGATGTGGCGCGCATGGATGCCTATTTCAACCAGACACGCGAGCTGGCTGGCAATTAA
- a CDS encoding HlyD family type I secretion periplasmic adaptor subunit, giving the protein MRRLSAEEQALIGIKMSGGIPVDHAKVEAEHGVKLRVGWWVAIVGFGGFLTWAVSVPLDGGISLGGVVSFTNSHSLVQHQNGGTVREIFVREGALVRKGDSLIQLDMVDARAQLATIEGQYISLHALQSRLKSERDRLDHVAFDPDLLDIFADDPRLQDAMRIQEQLFASRRATRDSERSIFREQIAGLHAQLDGYKALRNSRMAQSESLHEELRGVSEMAKDGYVPRNRLLQMERSAADIDAALGEVLANSTRTLKAIEEVQLRAIAREQEFEKEVQGQLVDVERESNASAERLTSALHALLATNIKAPIDGEVMSLAVNHPGAVIQPGMHILEIVPQHDAMLVEVQLAPESVQKAVAGTKVNVSFPTLSHEGEKVLKGTISYVSADRTVDQRTGRVFYSMKVTIPQQEMKRLGRYQLKPGMNAMVVIKTGEHTLYNYLVKPLKDRIGTAFSEE; this is encoded by the coding sequence ATGAGACGGTTAAGCGCAGAAGAACAGGCACTCATCGGGATCAAGATGAGTGGCGGCATTCCGGTAGATCATGCCAAGGTTGAGGCCGAGCATGGCGTCAAATTGCGCGTGGGCTGGTGGGTGGCCATCGTGGGCTTTGGGGGCTTTCTGACCTGGGCTGTGAGCGTACCGCTGGATGGCGGGATCAGTCTCGGTGGCGTGGTGAGCTTTACCAATAGTCATAGCCTGGTGCAGCACCAGAACGGTGGCACAGTGCGGGAAATCTTCGTTCGCGAGGGGGCACTGGTACGCAAGGGCGACTCATTGATTCAGCTGGATATGGTGGATGCGCGCGCTCAGCTGGCAACGATCGAAGGCCAGTACATCAGTCTGCATGCTTTGCAGAGTCGTCTGAAATCCGAACGCGACCGCCTGGATCACGTGGCATTTGATCCCGATTTATTGGATATCTTTGCCGATGATCCGCGTCTGCAGGACGCGATGCGGATTCAGGAACAGCTGTTCGCTTCCCGCCGCGCAACCCGTGATAGCGAACGCAGCATTTTCCGTGAACAGATTGCCGGATTGCATGCACAGCTGGATGGCTACAAGGCGCTACGTAATTCCCGGATGGCACAATCCGAGTCGCTACATGAAGAACTACGCGGTGTAAGTGAAATGGCCAAGGATGGGTATGTGCCACGCAACCGGCTGCTGCAAATGGAACGCAGCGCAGCTGATATCGATGCGGCACTGGGCGAAGTGCTTGCAAACTCGACCCGTACCTTAAAAGCGATCGAAGAAGTACAGTTGCGCGCCATTGCCCGCGAACAGGAGTTCGAGAAGGAAGTGCAGGGGCAACTGGTCGATGTCGAACGTGAATCCAATGCATCTGCAGAACGGCTGACCTCGGCCCTGCATGCTTTGCTGGCCACCAATATCAAGGCACCGATTGACGGTGAGGTAATGAGTCTGGCCGTAAACCACCCCGGTGCGGTGATCCAGCCGGGTATGCATATTCTCGAAATCGTTCCGCAACATGATGCCATGCTGGTTGAAGTGCAACTTGCGCCAGAAAGCGTGCAGAAGGCGGTTGCGGGAACCAAGGTGAATGTCAGCTTCCCGACATTGAGTCATGAAGGTGAGAAAGTCCTGAAAGGAACGATTTCTTATGTGTCAGCCGACCGTACCGTGGATCAGCGCACCGGGCGGGTGTTCTATTCGATGAAAGTGACAATTCCGCAACAGGAAATGAAACGTCTGGGCCGTTACCAACTGAAGCCGGGAATGAATGCTATGGTGGTTATTAAGACCGGTGAACATACGCTGTATAACTACTTGGTCAAACCCCTCAAAGATCGGATTGGAACTGCCTTCTCGGAGGAATAA
- a CDS encoding type I secretion system permease/ATPase has translation MENEPNGRSELRAIVDSLKGAALQLSALSAVINMLMLAPAIYMMQIFDRVMSSRNLSTLFMLTLLGLALVALMAALEVVRSHALIRIGNKIDLTLSPRVFTAAFERNLQRAGGNPSQAMYDVTTLRQFLTGTAPIAIFDAPWGLLYLGLFMAIHWAMACVFLIGIVLLGGITWLSEVTTKAALSDASTAGIAASNYANNNLQNAEVIEALGMLPSIRTRWFHFQSRVLSKQTEAADRAAVLHIASKIVRMLLMCAVMAVGVVLNIEDKLSAGMMTACMMLMGRALQPIDMVITSWKQIFNARTAWSRLDKLLKEYPVRDENMSLPAPIGEVTVENVSLTPPGAMAPVLKSLNFTIRAGDIVGVIGQSASGKSSLARALVGVWATQTGSVRLDGHDVHAWNKAELGPCIGYMPQDTELFEGTVGENISRFGELDATKVVEAAMRAGVHDMIQRLPKGYDTKLGVGGSMLSGGQRQRIGLARALYGNPSLLVLDEPNASLDELGEQALVRAMIDLQRRGKTVIVITHRTSILNVVDKLMVLNDGSLQLYGPRDQVLSVLINGNPAPSSPSVEVAGQT, from the coding sequence ATGGAAAACGAGCCCAACGGCCGCAGCGAGCTCCGGGCCATCGTCGATAGCCTGAAAGGGGCAGCACTGCAGTTGTCGGCACTCAGCGCGGTCATCAATATGCTGATGCTCGCGCCTGCCATTTACATGATGCAGATTTTTGATCGCGTCATGTCCAGTCGTAATCTCAGCACGCTGTTCATGCTCACATTGCTCGGGCTGGCGCTCGTTGCGTTGATGGCGGCGCTCGAAGTCGTGCGATCGCATGCACTGATCCGCATTGGCAATAAAATCGACCTGACGCTCAGTCCGCGTGTATTTACAGCGGCATTCGAGCGTAATCTCCAGCGTGCCGGCGGCAATCCGTCGCAAGCCATGTACGACGTTACCACCCTGCGCCAGTTTCTGACCGGTACCGCACCAATCGCTATCTTTGATGCGCCCTGGGGATTGCTGTATCTCGGGTTGTTCATGGCTATTCACTGGGCCATGGCCTGTGTGTTTCTGATCGGGATTGTGCTACTTGGCGGCATCACCTGGCTGTCCGAAGTCACCACCAAGGCGGCACTTTCTGACGCCAGCACGGCAGGAATTGCCGCAAGCAACTACGCCAACAACAATCTGCAAAACGCTGAAGTGATCGAGGCGCTGGGCATGCTGCCCTCCATCCGCACGCGCTGGTTCCATTTTCAGAGCCGGGTGCTGAGCAAGCAGACCGAAGCCGCCGACCGCGCCGCTGTGCTGCATATCGCCAGCAAAATTGTGCGAATGCTCTTGATGTGTGCCGTGATGGCGGTAGGCGTGGTGCTGAATATCGAAGACAAACTCTCCGCCGGGATGATGACGGCTTGCATGATGCTGATGGGACGCGCCCTGCAACCTATCGACATGGTGATCACCTCGTGGAAACAGATTTTTAACGCGCGCACAGCCTGGAGCAGACTCGACAAGCTGCTTAAAGAATATCCGGTACGTGACGAAAATATGAGCTTACCCGCACCGATTGGCGAAGTGACCGTGGAAAACGTCTCGCTAACCCCGCCCGGTGCCATGGCACCCGTCCTGAAGTCGCTGAATTTTACGATTCGCGCAGGCGATATCGTGGGCGTCATTGGACAGAGTGCATCGGGGAAATCCAGTCTTGCCCGCGCACTGGTGGGTGTGTGGGCGACCCAGACCGGTTCGGTGAGACTGGACGGGCACGATGTACATGCATGGAACAAGGCCGAACTGGGCCCCTGCATCGGGTATATGCCACAGGACACCGAGCTGTTTGAAGGCACGGTGGGGGAGAACATTTCGCGCTTTGGCGAGCTGGATGCCACAAAAGTGGTGGAAGCCGCAATGCGTGCAGGTGTGCACGACATGATCCAGCGTCTGCCCAAAGGCTATGACACCAAACTGGGTGTCGGAGGCTCGATGCTGTCTGGCGGACAACGGCAACGGATCGGTCTGGCACGGGCGCTGTATGGCAATCCGTCGTTGCTGGTGCTGGATGAGCCCAATGCCAGTCTGGATGAGCTGGGAGAACAAGCGCTGGTGCGCGCCATGATTGATCTGCAACGCCGGGGCAAGACGGTGATCGTGATCACGCATCGCACCAGTATCCTCAATGTGGTCGACAAGCTGATGGTGCTCAATGACGGCTCGTTACAGCTCTATGGTCCGCGTGACCAGGTGCTGTCGGTGCTGATCAATGGCAATCCGGCGCCATCCAGCCCCAGTGTTGAAGTGGCGGGTCAGACATGA
- a CDS encoding tetratricopeptide repeat protein has protein sequence MADLKNILESGLAMQNAGQHDTARSLFNQALALDPDNIIALYSLSIILLNVDSQPDVALQKISHAVKVSPAFSQGHFARGVIHQSLGKYDAALADFDEAIRLNPQYAEALINRGALLRELHRHHDAISSFKQALDIDPSNITALGNYGIMLSEYKQHKAAAEVFSALIKQAPDYDYGPGLLVYEQLHMCDWSQYHALKAAIESGLREDKRTCKSLALMSVSDEAELHFKAAHLFADKRFAPEHDPAIAAGHYRHKRIRIGYVSPDFREHPVGQLIVGVLESHDRERFEVYGYSIGMDDGSDRRDRIKAACDHFYDLKATPAKEAAALIRSHEIDILIDLAGYTSDSRTKIFAWRPAPVQINFLGYPGTMGVNYYDYILADPQVIPQEHEAYYSEKVLRMPHCYLPTDASLMAERPTPLRATYGLPETGVIFCSFNHEHKINPDVFGSWMRIMQQVPGSVLWLMGRNEMVIRNLQEEAGRHGISAERLIFASRVPSLSDHLARYQLADMFLDTFPYNAHTTASDALLSGLPVITLAGHSFPSRVASSLLKAVGMESLITHSREEYEQLAIRLANAPAELAAIKQRLNDNKRSYPLFDTAGFCHDLEALLARTLGQHQKAHASQQVRHEKASKALSAKAISASTESKRLVSVVPVYRAELPLKERHALDLSLKHLNGHALCFVHPRSLNLDWYRQCYPSATFEAFDDSYFVSVNAYSRLLLDPAFYSAFTTWPMMLLLQTDAAILKPGIESWLEMPYDYIGAPWPDGFEFFVNADQFAGSNGIKIRVTVGNGGLSLRRPEACICALQEFPGLASTFARSGSNEDLYFAIAGQISRHFRVPNEMVAARFSLERAVEKYFKRTGELPLATHAFEKYEPDFWREHCPGLWPSH, from the coding sequence ATGGCGGATCTGAAAAACATTCTGGAATCCGGCCTGGCCATGCAGAACGCAGGCCAGCACGATACGGCGCGATCATTGTTCAATCAGGCCTTAGCCCTTGACCCGGACAATATCATTGCACTGTACTCGCTCTCCATTATCTTGCTGAATGTCGACAGCCAGCCTGATGTGGCACTGCAAAAAATCAGCCATGCCGTCAAAGTCAGTCCGGCATTCTCGCAAGGCCATTTTGCGCGCGGGGTAATTCATCAATCGCTTGGGAAGTACGATGCCGCCCTAGCTGACTTCGATGAGGCCATCCGACTGAACCCGCAATATGCCGAAGCCCTGATCAATCGCGGCGCGCTTCTGCGCGAACTGCACCGCCATCACGATGCGATTTCCTCATTCAAACAGGCGCTGGATATTGACCCCTCGAACATCACCGCACTGGGCAACTACGGCATCATGCTGTCCGAGTACAAGCAGCACAAAGCCGCCGCAGAGGTCTTTTCCGCGTTAATCAAACAGGCGCCGGACTACGACTATGGCCCGGGATTGCTGGTGTATGAACAGCTGCACATGTGTGACTGGAGTCAGTATCACGCGCTAAAAGCCGCGATTGAATCCGGATTGCGCGAAGACAAGCGCACCTGCAAGTCACTGGCCTTGATGTCTGTCTCGGATGAGGCTGAACTGCATTTCAAGGCAGCGCACCTCTTCGCCGATAAGCGCTTTGCCCCTGAACATGATCCGGCGATTGCTGCAGGTCACTATCGCCACAAGCGCATCCGCATTGGTTATGTGTCACCCGACTTCCGCGAACATCCAGTGGGACAGCTAATTGTTGGCGTTCTGGAATCGCACGACCGCGAACGGTTTGAGGTGTATGGCTACTCGATTGGTATGGATGACGGCAGCGACCGCCGCGACCGTATCAAGGCTGCATGCGACCATTTTTACGATCTGAAAGCGACGCCCGCCAAGGAAGCCGCCGCGCTGATTCGCTCGCACGAGATCGACATCCTGATTGATCTGGCAGGGTACACCAGTGATTCGCGTACCAAGATCTTTGCCTGGCGTCCTGCCCCGGTGCAGATCAATTTCCTGGGTTATCCGGGCACCATGGGGGTGAACTACTACGACTACATCCTGGCTGATCCGCAAGTGATTCCGCAGGAGCATGAGGCGTACTACAGCGAAAAAGTGCTGCGCATGCCGCATTGCTATTTGCCCACCGATGCCTCGCTGATGGCCGAGCGGCCCACGCCTCTGCGCGCCACGTACGGATTACCGGAAACAGGCGTGATTTTCTGCTCGTTTAATCACGAGCACAAAATCAATCCGGATGTATTTGGCAGCTGGATGCGCATCATGCAACAGGTGCCCGGTAGTGTCCTGTGGCTCATGGGTCGCAACGAGATGGTGATCCGCAATCTGCAGGAAGAAGCCGGACGTCACGGGATCAGCGCCGAGCGTCTGATCTTTGCCAGCCGGGTGCCATCGCTATCTGACCATCTGGCGCGTTACCAGCTGGCCGACATGTTCCTCGATACCTTCCCGTATAACGCCCACACCACAGCCAGCGATGCGCTGCTGTCAGGCTTGCCCGTTATTACCCTTGCCGGGCATTCCTTCCCGTCGCGCGTGGCGTCCAGCCTGCTCAAGGCCGTGGGCATGGAAAGCCTGATTACGCATTCACGCGAAGAATACGAGCAGCTTGCGATTCGACTGGCCAACGCGCCAGCAGAGCTGGCTGCCATCAAGCAGCGTCTCAATGACAACAAGCGCAGCTACCCGCTTTTCGATACAGCCGGCTTTTGCCACGATCTCGAGGCGCTGCTGGCACGCACACTCGGCCAGCATCAGAAAGCGCATGCGAGCCAGCAGGTACGCCATGAGAAGGCAAGCAAGGCGCTGTCTGCCAAAGCGATATCTGCATCCACCGAAAGCAAACGACTGGTATCGGTTGTGCCGGTGTATCGCGCCGAGTTGCCGCTTAAGGAGCGCCATGCGCTAGATCTCTCGCTCAAGCATCTAAACGGCCATGCACTGTGCTTTGTGCATCCGCGCAGCCTGAATCTGGACTGGTATCGCCAGTGCTATCCTTCCGCCACCTTTGAAGCATTCGACGACAGCTATTTCGTTTCCGTCAATGCTTACAGCCGTCTCCTGCTCGACCCTGCTTTCTATTCCGCCTTCACGACCTGGCCGATGATGCTGCTGCTTCAAACGGACGCAGCCATCCTCAAGCCCGGTATCGAGTCCTGGCTGGAGATGCCTTACGACTATATCGGTGCCCCGTGGCCGGATGGATTCGAGTTTTTTGTGAACGCCGATCAGTTCGCCGGCAGCAATGGCATCAAGATTCGCGTCACGGTGGGCAACGGCGGACTCAGCCTGCGCAGGCCCGAAGCCTGTATTTGCGCCTTGCAGGAGTTTCCGGGGCTGGCGAGTACATTTGCCCGCAGCGGATCAAACGAAGACCTGTATTTTGCGATTGCAGGCCAGATTTCCCGCCATTTCCGCGTACCCAATGAGATGGTGGCCGCACGCTTCTCGCTCGAACGCGCCGTCGAAAAATACTTCAAACGCACGGGCGAATTGCCACTGGCCACCCATGCGTTTGAGAAGTACGAGCCAGATTTCTGGCGGGAGCATTGTCCGGGACTGTGGCCATCACATTGA
- a CDS encoding class I SAM-dependent methyltransferase encodes MENATKTLDLGCGPNPRNLFNAAEVYGIDIRESDNPNIKAADLAIEPIPFPDNHFEFVTAHDFIEHIPRVIYMPHRRFPFIELMNEVYRVLKPGGMFLSFTPAYPHGEAFRDPTHVNIITEQTFQAYFDDTNRWGTMYGFNGAFKIVSQEWKGPHLLTILQKIQVLA; translated from the coding sequence ATGGAAAACGCCACCAAGACGCTTGATCTGGGATGTGGCCCCAATCCACGCAATCTGTTCAATGCAGCAGAAGTGTACGGGATTGATATCCGCGAAAGTGACAACCCCAACATCAAGGCGGCCGATCTAGCCATCGAGCCGATTCCGTTTCCAGATAACCATTTCGAGTTTGTCACCGCGCACGATTTTATCGAACATATTCCGCGCGTCATTTATATGCCGCATCGGCGCTTTCCCTTTATCGAACTGATGAACGAGGTGTATCGCGTACTCAAGCCGGGCGGCATGTTTCTGTCGTTTACACCAGCCTATCCGCATGGCGAGGCGTTCCGTGATCCGACTCACGTCAACATCATCACCGAGCAAACCTTCCAGGCCTATTTCGACGACACCAATCGCTGGGGCACAATGTATGGGTTCAATGGCGCATTCAAGATTGTCAGTCAGGAATGGAAAGGCCCGCATCTGCTGACCATTCTGCAGAAAATTCAGGTTTTGGCCTGA
- a CDS encoding DegT/DnrJ/EryC1/StrS family aminotransferase, whose product MNEYPLMDPSEGITLFYPTVPLAAIDEVTATLKTRWIGQGPRVEKFEQLLREKYLGDNLPLAVGSGTDALHLAYLLAGLKAGDEVLVPVFTCTATNIPFLYMGVKIVFVDVDPRTLNISIDDLKRKITERTRAIVTVDYGGICCEYDEINAIAKRYGIPVIQDAAHSIGSKYDGKWVGSFEDFVIFSFQAIKTLTTGDGGMLTFRNQALLSRAKKLRWFGIDRESKQGGVWENDIVDVGYKYQMTDIAAALGLSGLERIDSVVAARKAIFKRYQEGLKGVAGLHLIEPVSEKTQDFCPWLVTIVVDKDRIGLMQKLREHKIESAQVHYRNDRYSIFGQRRTDLPNMDEVEYRYLVLPAHPRVELEQIDQVCEVIRSGW is encoded by the coding sequence ATGAACGAATATCCATTGATGGATCCATCCGAGGGTATCACGCTGTTTTACCCCACTGTGCCACTCGCTGCAATTGATGAAGTGACCGCCACCTTAAAAACGCGCTGGATTGGTCAAGGCCCGCGTGTCGAGAAATTCGAGCAATTACTCCGAGAAAAATATCTTGGCGATAATCTGCCGCTTGCAGTAGGAAGTGGCACGGACGCATTGCACCTGGCCTATTTACTGGCAGGATTAAAAGCAGGTGATGAAGTACTGGTGCCCGTATTTACCTGTACCGCCACCAATATCCCCTTCCTGTACATGGGCGTGAAAATCGTCTTTGTCGATGTTGATCCGCGCACGCTGAATATCTCGATTGATGATTTGAAGCGCAAGATTACCGAACGCACCCGTGCGATTGTGACCGTCGATTATGGTGGCATTTGCTGCGAGTACGATGAAATCAATGCCATTGCCAAGCGTTATGGTATTCCGGTTATTCAGGATGCCGCGCACTCAATTGGATCGAAATACGACGGCAAATGGGTAGGCTCATTTGAAGATTTTGTCATCTTCTCCTTCCAGGCCATCAAGACACTGACCACGGGCGATGGCGGCATGCTGACTTTCCGTAATCAAGCCTTGCTGTCGCGTGCCAAAAAGCTGCGCTGGTTCGGAATCGACCGCGAATCCAAGCAGGGCGGGGTGTGGGAAAACGATATTGTCGACGTGGGCTACAAGTATCAGATGACCGATATTGCCGCCGCGCTGGGATTGTCCGGGCTTGAGCGTATCGACTCCGTGGTCGCTGCGCGCAAGGCGATTTTCAAGCGTTACCAGGAAGGCCTGAAAGGCGTAGCTGGTCTGCATCTGATCGAGCCTGTCTCTGAGAAGACGCAAGATTTCTGCCCGTGGCTGGTGACCATTGTGGTGGATAAAGACCGCATCGGCCTCATGCAGAAATTGCGTGAGCACAAGATCGAATCGGCACAAGTGCATTACCGCAACGATCGCTATTCAATCTTCGGTCAGCGCCGGACTGATTTGCCGAATATGGATGAAGTGGAATACCGCTATCTGGTTTTGCCTGCGCATCCACGTGTCGAACTGGAACAAATCGATCAAGTCTGTGAAGTGATTCGCTCCGGGTGGTAA